One Curtobacterium sp. MCLR17_032 genomic window carries:
- a CDS encoding GlsB/YeaQ/YmgE family stress response membrane protein yields the protein MGVLGLIISLIVIGLIAGALARLIIPGKQNMSILMTIVLGIVGSFVGGLLGFLIFQHDPTDGFFQPAGIIGSIIGAVIVLFLYTRFAGRGARR from the coding sequence ATGGGCGTACTCGGCCTCATCATCAGCCTCATCGTCATCGGCCTCATCGCCGGTGCCCTCGCCCGACTGATCATCCCCGGCAAGCAGAACATGTCGATCCTGATGACCATCGTCCTCGGCATCGTCGGCTCGTTCGTGGGTGGCCTGCTCGGCTTCCTCATCTTCCAGCACGACCCGACGGACGGCTTCTTCCAGCCGGCCGGCATCATCGGCTCGATCATCGGCGCCGTCATCGTGCTGTTCCTCTACACGCGCTTCGCGGGTCGCGGCGCCCGCCGCTGA